The following coding sequences are from one Ovis canadensis isolate MfBH-ARS-UI-01 breed Bighorn chromosome 7, ARS-UI_OviCan_v2, whole genome shotgun sequence window:
- the OR10G3 gene encoding olfactory receptor 10G3, translating into MERINSTLLTEFILTGIPYPPQLRTFLFGFFLLIYILTQLGNLLILITVCVDRQLHARPMYIFLGVLSIIDMGISSIIVPRLMMNFTLGLKPIPFGGCIAQLYFYHFLGSTQCFLYTLMAYDRYLAICRPLRYPMLMNAKLSTLLVAGAWVAGSMHGALQAILTFRLPYCGPNQVDYFFCDIPAVLRLACADTSVNELVTFVDIGVVVASCFSLILLSYIQIIQAILRIRTADGRRRAFSTCGAHVTIVTVYYVPCAFIYLRPETGSPLDGAAALFPTAITPFLNPLIYTLRNQEVKLALKRLIGGPGTKSEV; encoded by the coding sequence ATGGAAAGAATCAATAGCACATTGTTGACTGAGTTCATTCTGACAGGAATTCCCTACCCACCTCAGCTAAGGACGTTTCTCTTTGGGTTCTTCCTGCTGATCTACATCCTGACTCAGCTGGGAAACCTGCTCATTCTAATCACTGTCTGTGTAGACCGGCAGCTCCATGCTCGTCCCATGTACATCTTTCTTGGTGTTCTCTCCATCATTGACATGGGCATCTCCTCTATCATTGTCCCTCGCCTCATGATGAACTTCACTTTAGGCCTCAAACCTATCCCATTTGGTGGCTGCATCGCCCAACTCTATTTCTATCACTTTCTGGGCTCCACCCAGTGCTTCCTCTACACCTTGATGGCCTACGATCGGTATCTGGCAATATGCCGGCCCCTGCGCTACCCCATGCTCATGAATGCTAAGCTGAGTACCTTGCTTGTGGCTGGAGCTTGGGTGGCAGGATCCAtgcatggggctctccaggccatCCTAACCTTCCGTCTGCCCTACTGTGGGCCCAACCAGGTAGATTACTTCTTCTGTGACATCCCTGCAGTTCTGAGACTGGCCTGTGCTGATACATCAGTCAATGAGCTTGTGACCTTTGTGGACATTGGGGTGGTAGTTGCCAGTTGCTTCTCGCTGATTCTCCTCTCCTACATACAGATCATTCAGGCCATCCTGAGAATCCGTACAGCTGATGGGCGGCGCCGCGCCTTTTCAACCTGTGGAGCCCATGTAACCATAGTAACTGTGTACTATGTACCCTGTGCCTTCATCTACCTGAGGCCTGAAACCGGCAGCCCCCTGGATGGGGCAGCTGCCCTCTTCCCCACAGCCATCACTCCTTTCCTCAACCCCCTCATCTACACTCTGCGGAACCAAGAGGTGAAGCTGGCCCTGAAGAGACTAATAGGCGGCCCAGGGACTAAGAGTGAGGTTTGA
- the OR10G2 gene encoding olfactory receptor 10G2, with translation MEKTSNTSLDSVVTDFILLGLSHPLRLRILLFLVFFIIYILTQLGNLLILLTVWADPKLHTRPMYILLGVLSFLDMWLSSVIVPRLILDFTPASKRIPFGGCVAQLYFFHFLGSTQCFLYTLMAYDRYLAICQPLHYPMLMNGRLCTILVAGAWVAGSIHGSIQATLTFRLPYCGPNKVDYFFCDIPAVLRLACADTTVNERVTFVDIGVVAASCFMLILLSYANIVHAILQIHTADGRRRAFSTCGSHLTVVTVYYVPCTFIYLRAGSKSPLDGAVAVFYTVVTPFLNPLIYTLRNQEVKSALKRLASGRGAGSENK, from the coding sequence ATGGAAAAGACCAGCAACACATCCCTGGATTCTGTGGTCACAGATTTCATTCTCCTGGGCTTATCTCACCCACTGAGGCTGAGGATTCTTCTCTTCTTGGTCTTCTTCATCATTTACATCCTGACTCAGCTGGGCAACCTCCTCATTTTGCTCACTGTGTGGGCTGACCCAAAGCTCCACACTCGCCCCATGTACATCCTCCTGGGCGTGCTCTCATTCCTGGACATGTGGCTCTCCTCCGTCATCGTTCCTCGGCTAATATTGGATTTTACTCCCGCCAGCAAGAGAATCCCGTTTGGGGGCTGTGTGGCTCAactgtatttctttcatttcctggGCAGCACTCAGTGCTTCCTCTACACCTTGATGGCCTATGACAGGTACCTGGCAATATGCCAGCCCCTGCACTACCCCATGCTCATGAATGGGAGGTTATGCACCATCCTTGTGGCTGGAGCTTGGGTGGCTGGCTCCATTCATGGGTCCATCCAGGCCACCCTGACATTCCGCCTGCCCTACTGTGGGCCCAACAAGGTGGATTATTTTTTCTGTGACATCCCTGCAGTATTGAGACTGGCCTGTGCAGACACAACTGTCAACGAGCGTGTGACTTTTGTGGACATCGGGGTAGTGGCTGCCAGTTGCTTCATGTTAATCCTGCTCTCCTATGCCAACATAGTCCACGCCATCCTGCAGATACACACTGCTGATGGGCGGCGCCGAGCCTTCTCCACCTGCGGCTCCCACCTAACCGTGGTCACAGTCTACTATGTCCCCTGTACTTTCATCTACCTTCGGGCTGGCTCCAAGAGTCCCCTGGATGGGGCAGTGGCTGTGTTTTACACTGTTGTCACCCCATTTCTAAACCCCCTCATCTACACACTGAGGAACCAGGAAGTGAAGTCTGCTCTGAAAAGACTAGCCTCAGGTAGAGGGGCTGGGAGTGAAAATAAGTAA